In a genomic window of Struthio camelus isolate bStrCam1 chromosome 20, bStrCam1.hap1, whole genome shotgun sequence:
- the AMBP gene encoding protein AMBP has product MLLRSGDSTESGILAGAWGLRGTLKLPDMMFWSLLSLLLFAAASGTPIGDQEEHIQVQENFDAERMYGKWYDIAIATTCKWMKNYKEKFNMGTLVLGPGLSDDQISTTSTRLRQDDCTHVSGEYQKTSTPGRYTYYNPKWDVSIKSYVLRTNYEEYAVILMKKKSSFGPTTTLKLYGRSPELREDLIEAFQQLAMEMGIPEDSIFILANKGECIPQEAATAPERARRAVLPPEEGSAAGPLPPYVGNKEDSCRLNRDSGPCSGMLTRFFYNSSSMACETFLYGGCLGNGNNFYSEKECLQACRTEAACRLPIVQGPCQKLVIRWAFDAAQGKCITFNYGGCKGNGNQFYSEKECKEYCGAPPLGEEEEFLHLSN; this is encoded by the exons ATGCTCCTGCGCAGCGGGGACAGCACAGAGTCCGGGATCCTGGCTGGTGCTTGGGGGCTGAGGGGCACTCTGAAGCTGCCAGACATGATGTTTTGGagtctcctttccctccttctctttgcTGCAGCCAGCGGGACCCCTATTGGGGACCAGGAGGAGCATATCCAAGTGCAGGAGAACTTTGATGCTGAGCGG ATGTATGGGAAGTGGTACGACATTGCCATTGCCACAACCTGCAAATGGATGAAAAACTACAAGGAAAAATTCAACATGGGCACactcgtgctgggccctggcCTGAGTGATGATCAGATCAGCACCACCAGCACCAGGCTCCG GCAAGACGACTGCACCCATGTTTCAGGAGAATACCAGAAAACCAGCACCCCTGGCAGATATACCTACTATAACCCCA AATGGGATGTGTCTATCAAGTCCTACGTGCTTCGCACCAATTACGAAGAATATGCTGTCATTCTGATGAAGAAGAAGAGTAGTTTTGGTCCAACCACGACACTGAAACTGTATG GGAGGAGCCCAGAGCTGAGGGAGGACCTCATTGAAGCTTTCCAGCAGCTGGCTATGGAGATGGGCATCCCTGAGGACTCCATCTTCATCCTAGCTAACAAAG GTGAATGCATCCcccaggaggctgcaactgcACCCGAG AGGGCCCGGAGAGCAGTCCTGCCTCCCGAGGAGGGCTCAGCCGCTGGTCCCCTGCCCCCTTACGTTGGCAATAAGGAAG ATTCCTGCAGGCTGAATAGAGACTCTGGGCCCTGCAGTGGGATGCTCACCCGCTTCTTCTACAATTCATCCTCCATGGCCTGTGAAACCTTCCTCTATGGCGGCTGCCTGGGCAATGGCAACAACTTCTACTCAGAGAAGGAgtgcctgcaggcctgcaggacAGAGG ctgcctgcaggctgcccaTCGTCCAGGGTCCCTGCCAGAAGCTGGTGATACGCTGGGCATTCGACGCAGCCCAGGGCAAGTGCATCACTTTTAACTACGGAGGCTGCAAGGGCAACGGGAACCAGTTCTACTCGGAGAAGGAGTGCAAGGAGTACTGTGGAGCTCCCCCGCTGGGAG aggaagaggagtttCTGCATTTGTCGAACTGA